Proteins found in one Eretmochelys imbricata isolate rEreImb1 chromosome 9, rEreImb1.hap1, whole genome shotgun sequence genomic segment:
- the ITM2A gene encoding integral membrane protein 2A isoform X1: MVKIAFSSLFAHKDEPKKDAAEALVTDKDPEIATHGNENSSGRCLLTLLGLAFILAGVVVGGACIYKYFMPKHKVYRGEMCYFENENQDRAIEPYFLPIAEEADIREDDNIAIIDVPVPKFSDSDPAAIVHDFDRLLTAYLDLQLGNCYVIPLNTSIVMPPRNLMDLFAKLATGSYLPQTYLVREEMVVTEEIDNVSDLGIFIYQLCVGKETFRLQRRDQRAGLQKRSAENCRTIRHFENSFVIETKICQQ, translated from the exons ATGGTGAAGATCGCCTTCAGTTCTCTCTTCGCCCACAAGGACGAGCCCAAGAAGGATGCAGCCGAGGCACTGGTAACTGACAAG GATCCAGAAATTGCAACACATGGAAATGAAAATTCATCTGGAAGATGTTTATTGACCCTTTTGGGTCTTGCGTTCATCTTAGCAGGGGTTGTAGTTGGTGGAGCCTGCATCTACAAGTACTTCATGCCTAAG catAAGGTGTACCGTGGGGAAATGTGttactttgaaaatgaaaatcaggATCGTGCTATAGAACCATACTTCCTGCCCATTGCAGAAGAAGCTGATATTCGGGAAGATGATAACATAGCAATCATTGATGTTCCAGTTCCAAAGTTCTCAGATAGTGACCCAGCAGCTATTGTCCATGATTTTGACAGG CTTCTGACTGCTTATCTTGACTTACAACTGGGTAACTGCTATGTGATCCCTCTGAACACATCCATTGTTATGCCACCAAGGAATCTGATGGACCTGTTCGCAAAACTGGCG ACTGGTTCTTACTTGCCTCAGACTTATCTAGTTCGTGAAGAAATGGTGGTAACAGAAGAGATAGATAATGTGTCTGATTTGGGCATCTTCATTTACCAGCTTTGTGTAGGAAAAGAGACCTTCAGACTGCAGCGCAGAGATCAGAGAGCAG GTCTCCAGAAGCGCTCAGCTGAGAACTGTCGTACAATCAGACACTTTGAAAATTCTTTTGTCATTGAAACAAAGATCTGTCAACAGTGA
- the ITM2A gene encoding integral membrane protein 2A isoform X2, with the protein MVKIAFSSLFAHKDEPKKDAAEALDPEIATHGNENSSGRCLLTLLGLAFILAGVVVGGACIYKYFMPKHKVYRGEMCYFENENQDRAIEPYFLPIAEEADIREDDNIAIIDVPVPKFSDSDPAAIVHDFDRLLTAYLDLQLGNCYVIPLNTSIVMPPRNLMDLFAKLATGSYLPQTYLVREEMVVTEEIDNVSDLGIFIYQLCVGKETFRLQRRDQRAGLQKRSAENCRTIRHFENSFVIETKICQQ; encoded by the exons ATGGTGAAGATCGCCTTCAGTTCTCTCTTCGCCCACAAGGACGAGCCCAAGAAGGATGCAGCCGAGGCACTG GATCCAGAAATTGCAACACATGGAAATGAAAATTCATCTGGAAGATGTTTATTGACCCTTTTGGGTCTTGCGTTCATCTTAGCAGGGGTTGTAGTTGGTGGAGCCTGCATCTACAAGTACTTCATGCCTAAG catAAGGTGTACCGTGGGGAAATGTGttactttgaaaatgaaaatcaggATCGTGCTATAGAACCATACTTCCTGCCCATTGCAGAAGAAGCTGATATTCGGGAAGATGATAACATAGCAATCATTGATGTTCCAGTTCCAAAGTTCTCAGATAGTGACCCAGCAGCTATTGTCCATGATTTTGACAGG CTTCTGACTGCTTATCTTGACTTACAACTGGGTAACTGCTATGTGATCCCTCTGAACACATCCATTGTTATGCCACCAAGGAATCTGATGGACCTGTTCGCAAAACTGGCG ACTGGTTCTTACTTGCCTCAGACTTATCTAGTTCGTGAAGAAATGGTGGTAACAGAAGAGATAGATAATGTGTCTGATTTGGGCATCTTCATTTACCAGCTTTGTGTAGGAAAAGAGACCTTCAGACTGCAGCGCAGAGATCAGAGAGCAG GTCTCCAGAAGCGCTCAGCTGAGAACTGTCGTACAATCAGACACTTTGAAAATTCTTTTGTCATTGAAACAAAGATCTGTCAACAGTGA